The Lentisphaerota bacterium nucleotide sequence ACGCCTTTATTGTCGGGATCGAGCACTCGGCGATACTCTGCGGCGTTCTGTTCAATGATAGAGAGATAAGGTATGACCACGATGACGCGCCGCAAGTTGTGTCGCTTGGCATGGGCGAGCGCGAACGCCATGCCCGCAAGTGTCTTGCCACCGCCAGTCGGTACGGTAAGCGAGAAAAAGCCTTTCTCTTTTTCAGCGGCAGAGACGCAAGCGTCGAAAATACTGTTGCGTATGTCAGCCATCGGGCTGGTCGGATTGGCGTCACGTTTGCGGTTGCGTTCAGCGATAATACGCGCCAGCAGTACGGATGCGTCAAGCGGGATAGCACTTGCGGCTAGTTTCACCGTGTTTGCGCCGAGTTTCTCCCAGAACGCTGAGTCCAGCCTATCCGCATCGATAAGACAGGAAAACACCATTCGTGTGAAGAATTCGAGGGAAAGCAGGTTTTCGGCAGATATGTGGGTCGGCAAAGAATTTTCTTTAGGCAACGAAAATTGTTGCGGCATGACGGTGCGCACCAGATCCGACGAGTTGGTGTCTGCCACCATCGCCTGAAGGTCGCAAACGTTGTGCAGTCCTGCATGATGGCCTGCAACAGCAAAAGCCAAGGGGAGTGACTCCGCGCAAAATGCAGCCGCCGCTCCATATTTCGCGTGCTGTGTATTGTTGTCTCTACGCCTATTGCCCGCAAGCATTTCTTGAAAGGGTCTTCGAGCCTTACCCAAATCATGCAGCAGACCAGCGGCGTATCCCCATTGTGACGCCCCAAACGCCCTGCCAAACTCACAACCCATTGACGCAACAGCTATGGCATGTTGATCTAATGGCTGCCAGTCCGATATTGGCGCGCCGTCTATGCTGTGAGCGTATCCGTTCAAAACGATGCCTTTTACATATGAATTGAGCGTAACCATACTGATAAAGTTATTTTTCGTCAAATGACTTTATTGCGGATGCGATCTGATACGGCGTGTCAACACACATGGTCAGTGCTCCTGTTTGGGTATACGGATGTGTTTCGGCAGGCCGGTCTTGACACTGCGGCGGCGGAGAAGGGTGCGGACCAGGGCGAGGTCGTCGGCAAAGTCGGCGCGGCGGGCGGCCTGGCTGGCAGCGGCGAGGAGCAGGTCGCCCAGGCGTCCGTTGGGAAACAGCACGCGGCAGGTGCCGCCGGGTTCGGCATTGCCCGTGGCGGCGTAACCGGCCCGGATGCGCGCTTTGAAATCGGCCAGCGGCTTCGGCAGGATCAGATCGAGTTCGTCCAGACGATATAGAAACGTCTCGGCCGAGACGCCGAAGCGGTGCTTGAGCCGCAGCAGCATCTCCCACGTCCAGCCGTCGGGGGTGATCCCGACCTGCCGCACCGTCGCGTGAACCGCCTCGGCGGGCATCAGGAAAAAGGCGGTGAACTTGGCCGCCACGTGGGCAGCGTCCAGCGGCTTGTCGCGTCCGGCGATCTCCCGCACCTGTCCCGTGTAGCAGTAAATGCGTCCCAGCTCGCGCACGAGCCGGAAGAGCTGGCGCTCGGTGCTCGGCCGGTCGGCGGTCGAGACGAAGAGAAAGGCGTTCTCCCACCGCTCGTCGTAGCAGGCGGCGCTCTCCACGCCGTCCGGCAGCGGCGCGAACACCACGCGCAGACCGGCGTTCTCAAAAAGCTCCAGATAGTCGAAAATCACGGCGGGGCCGATTCCGAAGAGGGCGCGCACGCGCATCGCGAGTTCGGCGATGCCGTATTCCGTGCGGGGCATTGCCAGACGGAGCGGGATGGCGGCCCGGCGGGCCGCCTCGCAGAGATCCTCGGCGATCAGGTAGGCGTGAACCAGATCTTCCAGGGTATGGAGGGTTTCGCGGGCGTAGGGCTTGTCGCCGGGGAGGAGGTGAATCAGCCCCTCAGGGGCCTCGGATGACCCCGCGAGATTTGGACGGCGGACCGACACGTGGTCGCGCGGCGTGTCTTCCGACCGCACCCCGTAGCCGACGGTTGCCTCCCTCAGGATCGCGGGCGTGATCACCCCGTCTGCCCGCCGCGCTTCGCTTCCGGCGCGGCCCAGCACTGCGTCCACCGAGACATCGAGCGCCGAGGCAATGCGGCAGAGCACGGGTGTGGAGGGAACGCTGCGCCCGCGCTCGATGTTGTTGAACGCCGGCGCCGACATCCCGATCCGACCGGCCAGATCGAGCTGTGTCATACGGCGCTGACAGCGGATATTGCGGATGCTCGCGCCAATGCCCGCCGCCGACAAGGAATCCGCTTTGGAAAAAGAGCGTTGATTCATGATTGGGACAATATATACTAAATCAGGATTGCCGACAACAACAATTTCTACAACGAGAAGAAGGCTGAAATTGGAAAGCTGAACATGCGCGTTACGTCAGGCGGCCAATGGCGGGAAGCGGCCCGACGAGGGGGCGGGCGTAATCGAGGAACGCACGGGTGA carries:
- a CDS encoding helix-turn-helix domain-containing protein; translation: MNQRSFSKADSLSAAGIGASIRNIRCQRRMTQLDLAGRIGMSAPAFNNIERGRSVPSTPVLCRIASALDVSVDAVLGRAGSEARRADGVITPAILREATVGYGVRSEDTPRDHVSVRRPNLAGSSEAPEGLIHLLPGDKPYARETLHTLEDLVHAYLIAEDLCEAARRAAIPLRLAMPRTEYGIAELAMRVRALFGIGPAVIFDYLELFENAGLRVVFAPLPDGVESAACYDERWENAFLFVSTADRPSTERQLFRLVRELGRIYCYTGQVREIAGRDKPLDAAHVAAKFTAFFLMPAEAVHATVRQVGITPDGWTWEMLLRLKHRFGVSAETFLYRLDELDLILPKPLADFKARIRAGYAATGNAEPGGTCRVLFPNGRLGDLLLAAASQAARRADFADDLALVRTLLRRRSVKTGLPKHIRIPKQEH